The region TTTAAGTGGCTTCTCATTGGATTCATTCTCTTGATTTTCATATGGCAGGCAGTTTCTTTTCTTTTTAAATCATCGCTGGTGTTTCCTGCACCAGCTGATGTTTTTGAAGAAATCATTGAACTCATAAAAAGCGGAAAGCTTTTTATACAATTACTTCAAACTTTCTACAAAGCTTTTCTGGGGCTGTTCCTCGCTTTGCTGATAGGTTTGATTACTGGTTTCTTTGTGGGAATTTTTCAGGCGCTGTTTGAACTGTTACGCCCTGTTTTAATGGTGCTCCGATCTGTTCCTGTTGTTTCTTGGCTCAGCACGGTAATATTGTTGTGGGGCATAGGATGGAAAGGTGTGGTTTTTATCGTATTCATGACACTCTTGCCAGTTGTAATTTTCAACGTGGCTGAAGGTGTGAGATCAGTGGACATCAAATTAATCGAAATGGCCAAAGTTTACAATGTCCCACGGCCAAAGATGTTTAAATATATATACGCCGGCTCCGTTCTGCCATTTCTGCTCTCCGCTATAAATATAAGCATAGGAACAATGTGGAAAGCTGCTATCGTTTCCGAATATCTCATAGGCGATAGCGGACTTGGACTTCAAATCTTCCAGGCAAAATTTTATGTGGATACACCGAAGGTTTTTGCCTATACTGTAAGTGCGATATTTTTCGGTCTGCTGCTGGAAATAATATTTTACAATATCTGGGAGCGATTCTTTGGTGAAAAAGCTGTTTGAGCTTAAAAGCGTTTCAAAAGATTTTGGAAAACTACGGGTTTTAAAAAATATAAACCTGACTTTTTACGAAGGAGAATCAATTGCGATAGTTGGAAAATCTGGTTGTGGAAAAACCACACTGCTAAGAATCATTGCTTCGCTTGATATGCCGTCATCCGGGGAAATTAAAAAATCCACAAACAAGATTGGTTACGTTTTCCAGGAAGACAGATTGATACCATGGTATACTGTGCTTGACAATTTACTTTTCGTCTGTAATGAGAAAAAAACAGCTTTGAGTGCCTTAAAATTAGTTGGCCTGGAATCTTTCCACAATTACAGACCAGCCAAATTAAGCGGCGGTATGAAGCAGAGGGTTAACTTTGCGCGTGCTATAAGCATAAAACCAGAACTGTTGCTCCTTGACGAGCCGTTTCAGAGCCTTGATTTACTCACAAAAACAAAGCTTATAGAAGATTTTTCTAATATTATCAAAAAACTTAATATCAGTACTGTACTTGTCACTCATGATGTAAGAGAAGCAGTAAGTATAGCTGAAAAGATATATGTTTTAGCAGGCCAACCAGCTACAATTGTGGATGAAATAAAGATAGAACAAAGTCAGAAAGGTATGTTCAATCCCGGCTTTATAGAAATTGAAAAAAAGATTTTGAAACTTCAATCATCTTGATTTAGAAATCCCTTGACTACATCAAAAAAACTGTCTATGTTTTCCACTCTGTATAAATTCGATTTTAATCTCAGATCAGTCGCTCCGAATCCTTGAACACCCTCAAAATACTTGCTCAAAGTTCTGGAAAGTTCCTCTTCTCGTTTTCCCGGATACATTACAACGGCTTTGATTTTCGCGAATTTCAGAAGATAATCTATATGCCAGTGCTTTTTCTTGTTTTTTCGTAAATGCCTGGAAACTCTTTGCCAAATACCATTCATAGCTGATCCGACATAGGCGTAGATATCTTCTCTGAGGAACCATTTGTTTTTACGAACAATTAGCTCAATTGACTGATCAACTTCAATAAGCAAAATATAGCTACCTTTCATTCTACCTCAACATGCTTTGTAGTTCCTCTCGAATCTATAGTAACCCGCATAAGTAAATCTTCAACTTCAACCTCCATAACGGCATTACTTTTCAAATCTGAATAGGCAAGTATTTTAAAAGATTTTGCAACAGGTTTTTCCATAGCGGTAAACATAACTCTCCCGTATCTCTTGAAATAAAAGGGATTAGCCGAATTAGCCTTGGAAATAATCCCGACAGACCCAAAGAGAAAAATTTTTTCAAATAAATCTTCAAAATCCCTGGCGGATAGTATATTCAAAAAACCTTCCTTAATGCTGCCAAAACAGATCAATTCACCATTCATAAAATCGGGGATCAACCCTTCAGCCCTTTCATAAAATATAATCCTTTCAAGTGCCTGCCTGCTCAGAACTGTCAATTTCCCGGTATATTTAACTATGTCAGATGTTTTGAGCTTCCTGATAACATTCAAAGATGCAGGGTATCTGATCACCAGCATTTTTATGCTCCTTTCAACTGGTCACAAGATTCGTCAACTTGTCTATAAAATCCACAAAAGGATTCATTACAAGTGGCATAATCCATAAAACAAGTAAGGCAAGCATAAACAGGACACCATAAACTTCGTATTTTAGATACCATTCTGTGTAATTTTCAGGAAGAAGCGCTCCGAGAACCTTTGAACCATCGAGTGGCGGTATAGGAAAAAGTGAAAACAATGAATAAGTAAGACTAAACTTTGCAGCTTTATAAAGTGTTTCAAAGACATATTTGTTCTCGACTGCAGCAGCGTTTGCAAGATAACCATATATTACAAAACACAACACACCAACTGCAGGACCGCTTAGAGAAACAAAAAGAAATGTTTTTTTCTTTCCTCTCAAATTCCAAGGCCTGATTGGCACTGGCCTGGACCAGCCAAAATCAAGAAAAATAAAAGTGACAGTACCTATAGGATCGAGGTGAACAAATGGATTCAAAGAAACACGACCAACTTTTTTTGGAGTTTGATCTCCAAACATTAATGCTAACC is a window of Pseudothermotoga elfii DSM 9442 = NBRC 107921 DNA encoding:
- a CDS encoding ABC transporter permease, whose amino-acid sequence is MMNSSRFKWLLIGFILLIFIWQAVSFLFKSSLVFPAPADVFEEIIELIKSGKLFIQLLQTFYKAFLGLFLALLIGLITGFFVGIFQALFELLRPVLMVLRSVPVVSWLSTVILLWGIGWKGVVFIVFMTLLPVVIFNVAEGVRSVDIKLIEMAKVYNVPRPKMFKYIYAGSVLPFLLSAINISIGTMWKAAIVSEYLIGDSGLGLQIFQAKFYVDTPKVFAYTVSAIFFGLLLEIIFYNIWERFFGEKAV
- a CDS encoding ABC transporter ATP-binding protein is translated as MKKLFELKSVSKDFGKLRVLKNINLTFYEGESIAIVGKSGCGKTTLLRIIASLDMPSSGEIKKSTNKIGYVFQEDRLIPWYTVLDNLLFVCNEKKTALSALKLVGLESFHNYRPAKLSGGMKQRVNFARAISIKPELLLLDEPFQSLDLLTKTKLIEDFSNIIKKLNISTVLVTHDVREAVSIAEKIYVLAGQPATIVDEIKIEQSQKGMFNPGFIEIEKKILKLQSS
- a CDS encoding GIY-YIG nuclease family protein produces the protein MKGSYILLIEVDQSIELIVRKNKWFLREDIYAYVGSAMNGIWQRVSRHLRKNKKKHWHIDYLLKFAKIKAVVMYPGKREEELSRTLSKYFEGVQGFGATDLRLKSNLYRVENIDSFFDVVKGFLNQDD
- a CDS encoding site-2 protease family protein yields the protein MIKRFVELSITGFIAVIMAITPREYIKARLALMFGDQTPKKVGRVSLNPFVHLDPIGTVTFIFLDFGWSRPVPIRPWNLRGKKKTFLFVSLSGPAVGVLCFVIYGYLANAAAVENKYVFETLYKAAKFSLTYSLFSLFPIPPLDGSKVLGALLPENYTEWYLKYEVYGVLFMLALLVLWIMPLVMNPFVDFIDKLTNLVTS